The Corallococcus caeni genome includes a region encoding these proteins:
- a CDS encoding OmpA family protein, giving the protein MHRCVRGGAVLGLLLLASPARAQDATPLPTFSLERLDPNPGLGPVALGSGELLAPGAVRVSLMAHYQRAPLTILNGSDEYPLVLSRTTGLVSLAVGVLPWLELQAQLPGVIHQSGADVSTVLSISPPSRSGLGAPRLAARLGLLGTSAPEAFHLALDLDVRLPVGGSGALARDQGVRGQGRIMMGKRWGPVAPALELGVLLRRAVSTDSGVDSLNGVGNELRAGVGLTVGYALRAEVSANGAYSWRQQRTSGELLGGLRYAPARPWEFFAMGGAGVGSEPGSPRFRVLAGLALLFDKAPPPPPEDIVYEIVQGLPRAPAEPQLEPEPTPSEPPPPEPAKDVSVSETDTDGDGVVDVLDACIHEQGTREHGGCPESSDPLVTLTRERLVLHGQVFFEVGATTLPGRSRVLDEVARVLLEHPEVERVVIEGHTDAEGSSASNQRLSLARAEAVRDYLQRKGVPAHRLEARGLGARRPASSNGTQAGRGENRRAELLLILGEPAPARTIPAPPPS; this is encoded by the coding sequence TTGCACCGATGCGTCCGTGGCGGGGCCGTGCTGGGCCTGCTGTTGCTCGCAAGCCCCGCGCGTGCCCAGGACGCCACGCCCCTGCCCACGTTCTCCCTGGAGCGCCTGGACCCGAATCCGGGCCTGGGGCCCGTGGCGCTCGGAAGCGGAGAGTTGCTCGCGCCCGGGGCGGTGCGCGTCTCCCTGATGGCGCACTACCAGCGGGCACCCCTGACGATTCTGAACGGTTCGGACGAGTACCCGCTCGTCCTGTCCCGGACCACCGGGCTGGTGTCGCTGGCCGTTGGCGTGCTGCCCTGGCTGGAGCTTCAGGCCCAGCTTCCGGGCGTCATCCACCAAAGCGGCGCGGACGTGAGCACCGTGTTGTCCATCTCCCCGCCGTCACGCAGCGGCCTGGGGGCGCCGAGGCTCGCGGCCCGGCTGGGATTGCTGGGGACCTCCGCTCCCGAGGCCTTCCATCTGGCGCTCGACCTGGACGTCCGGTTGCCCGTGGGCGGCTCGGGAGCGCTCGCTCGTGATCAGGGTGTCCGCGGCCAGGGACGGATCATGATGGGGAAGCGCTGGGGGCCCGTGGCTCCGGCGCTGGAGCTGGGCGTGCTCCTGCGTCGCGCCGTGTCGACGGACTCCGGCGTGGACAGCCTCAACGGCGTGGGCAATGAGCTGCGGGCAGGTGTGGGACTGACGGTGGGATACGCCCTGCGCGCGGAGGTGTCCGCGAACGGTGCGTACTCCTGGCGGCAGCAGCGCACCAGCGGTGAGCTGCTCGGGGGCCTTCGCTACGCCCCCGCCCGGCCCTGGGAGTTCTTCGCCATGGGCGGGGCGGGCGTGGGCTCGGAACCGGGGTCCCCGCGCTTCCGGGTGCTCGCGGGACTGGCACTGCTCTTCGACAAGGCGCCACCTCCGCCCCCGGAGGACATCGTCTACGAGATCGTCCAGGGACTGCCGCGCGCCCCCGCCGAACCCCAACTCGAGCCCGAACCCACGCCCTCGGAACCTCCGCCTCCCGAGCCCGCCAAGGACGTGTCGGTCTCCGAAACCGACACGGATGGAGACGGCGTCGTGGATGTGCTGGATGCATGCATCCACGAGCAGGGAACCCGCGAGCACGGCGGTTGCCCCGAGTCCAGTGACCCGCTCGTGACCCTGACCCGCGAGCGCCTTGTCCTCCATGGCCAGGTCTTCTTCGAGGTCGGCGCGACGACGCTGCCGGGCCGCTCGCGCGTGCTGGATGAAGTGGCGCGAGTGCTCCTGGAGCATCCCGAGGTGGAGCGCGTCGTCATCGAGGGGCACACGGACGCGGAAGGTTCCTCTGCGTCGAACCAGCGCCTGTCCCTGGCCCGCGCGGAGGCGGTGCGCGACTACCTTCAGCGGAAGGGCGTCCCGGCCCACCGCCTGGAAGCCCGAGGCCTCGGTGCACGCCGGCCCGCGAGCTCCAACGGGACTCAGGCGGGCAGGGGCGAGAACCGCCGCGCGGAGCTGCTGTTGATCCTGGGCGAGCCCGCTCCGGCCCGCACCATTCCCGCGCCGCCTCCTTCCTGA